TTGCGCAGTTTTTCTTTAAACAGTTCTTTATCCATGTCCTCCTTAAGATAGATATCAATCTGTTCTATATCGTATTGAGGGCGTAATTTTTTTAAGGCATCCAGTGGGAGAATACACATATTTCCATTATTATTTGAGGTCTGAAATATACCTGTAACATAGTACTGTGAAGTCCTTCCTGCGGAGGTAACCATAATTGTATCGCCGATTTCTTTCTGGAATGTTTTACTCATTACCCCTGTGATGGCGATTTCGTTATCAAAGTGAGGCAGAGTACCATCATAAGTAGATAAGGTTTCCATTGCTTCAAAGTTGTCACTAACTATTACATCAACATCATTGCTTTCAAGCTTTGCCGTTGTTAATCCGGATAAATTGGTTTTTCGTACTCCTTCCATAGCGGATAATTCTGCTGCCAATTCTCTAACATCAGTATGGGAGGTAACGGATACTTGCAGGTCAGACATCTCAAAGCCGGACATTTTAAACAGAGCCGAAGTATCTACTGCAAAGTTCAGATAGGTTACCATACTTAATCCTATGGCGAACATTCCACCTGCAACAATAAGCGAAAAAGAAAGATTGGATTTCAAATTCGTAAAGATTGTTTTCATCCCTAATCTAACATGAATGGAGCCGATTCCTTTATGAAGGGGACACATATTTTTTTTAAACCTATGGGTGCTGCCGACTTTATGTAAAGCCTTTACCGGGGGCAGTTTTGTAATTCGCATCGTGCCTAAGAATGCGGTAATGCCAATGGAGCAGAGCATGATACATAAGCACAGGACGTCTTCCGCCAGGTGCATACCTGCAGTCAAAATTATGCCGGTAAAACTTAAATAATTACTTAAGACAGGGTCAATTGCATAAGTAAGCAGTACCCCTCCTATATACCCTATCATACAAACTAGCAGATATTCAAGTACGATAGAAGTCATTATTTGTTTTGTCGTATATCCTATGGCTCCAAGCACGCCTATATTTTGCATACTCTCATCTATACTTTCCACCACACGGTTATATATCACGGACATAATGATTACACAAATCACAAGTGAAAAAGCAATTAATATAACGGCTCCAACAGATATAAATGACATAAAGGCAGATTTCATGGAAGCAGAACTTAAGTAAGATATCACAGCTTTTTCCGAGACAGACAACAGATTGGCCATATCACTAAATTCTTGTGTAAATTCTTCCGAAACCCTATCAATTCCTTCCTCTGTACCTTTAAATCGTGCAGAGAGAAAAACCGCCCTTCCGATTTCTGAGAATAACCTTTCATAGCCTTCTTTTGGAATGAAGTACTTCAAATATCCGCTTGAAGAGGTACTAAAATAAGTAGATTCAAAAAAACCGGCAACTACAAATGAATAGGTTTTTCCCTTGTAGGTTATATCATAAGTATCTCCAACGGAAAGGTTATAGGATTTTAGCATAAGTGGAACATAGATAGCTTCATCTTCTGAAATATCGGAGGC
The nucleotide sequence above comes from Anaerocolumna cellulosilytica. Encoded proteins:
- a CDS encoding ABC transporter permease: MVTLRLSLANLKKRKSAAVTLIVFILLATTLLNIGITFMSKTERIFEQKEEELNGAQFIAMSNVNTYKKDLEEFVFSDNRIAIAEKEEVIYMPTTKNNRNSLELAAVFFNLDASRKIAPLIPIEKASDISEDEAIYVPLMLKSYNLSVGDTYDITYKGKTYSFVVAGFFESTYFSTSSSGYLKYFIPKEGYERLFSEIGRAVFLSARFKGTEEGIDRVSEEFTQEFSDMANLLSVSEKAVISYLSSASMKSAFMSFISVGAVILIAFSLVICVIIMSVIYNRVVESIDESMQNIGVLGAIGYTTKQIMTSIVLEYLLVCMIGYIGGVLLTYAIDPVLSNYLSFTGIILTAGMHLAEDVLCLCIMLCSIGITAFLGTMRITKLPPVKALHKVGSTHRFKKNMCPLHKGIGSIHVRLGMKTIFTNLKSNLSFSLIVAGGMFAIGLSMVTYLNFAVDTSALFKMSGFEMSDLQVSVTSHTDVRELAAELSAMEGVRKTNLSGLTTAKLESNDVDVIVSDNFEAMETLSTYDGTLPHFDNEIAITGVMSKTFQKEIGDTIMVTSAGRTSQYYVTGIFQTSNNNGNMCILPLDALKKLRPQYDIEQIDIYLKEDMDKELFKEKLRKNYKVAVNDVELLSLEDNNSNENAKYTKAAIIAEQKISKLLADYGVNSVSYSVLLDGNIILSGDSSAYKIDEIKDLKDYTSGQLDTLGSILSGLVTVIVVITFLVIGGILSITIKSLIRKKREEYGIYKAMGYTTKDLIKQLSINFMLTSFLGSAVGSLATILFSNTILQLLFVHIGFTRLTLTVNIGAVLILNGFMMIFIYVMALTKAYKIKTITAYDLLTE